A portion of the Candidatus Tectomicrobia bacterium genome contains these proteins:
- a CDS encoding glycosyltransferase family 2 protein — MTAGRPPLAIVPAHNEEESIGRVIADLRASAPGVDILVVNDHSSDTTAAIVDRLGAAQIRLACNLGYRGALQIGCAWALANGYERAIFVDGDGQHPASEVLPMLERLERGEGDIVVATRFSGGAAAGASIGRFLGNQFFSRVASRLTGQRITDSTSGMKAAGPAVLPIIAEGAFLDLHAEALVYLGLRGFRIAEHPAVFAERRAGVSMYGKLALLRYPLLTGTLILCSVLRAWMEEGRGRAR, encoded by the coding sequence ATGACCGCCGGGCGCCCTCCCCTCGCCATCGTCCCCGCGCACAACGAAGAGGAGAGCATTGGGCGCGTCATCGCCGATCTCCGCGCGAGCGCGCCGGGGGTGGACATCCTGGTGGTGAACGATCACTCCTCGGACACCACCGCCGCCATCGTGGACCGGCTCGGCGCCGCCCAGATCCGCCTGGCCTGCAACCTGGGCTACCGGGGCGCCCTCCAGATCGGCTGCGCCTGGGCGCTGGCGAACGGCTACGAGCGCGCCATCTTCGTCGACGGGGACGGCCAGCACCCCGCCTCGGAGGTCCTGCCCATGCTGGAGCGCCTGGAGCGCGGCGAGGGGGACATCGTGGTGGCCACCCGCTTTTCAGGGGGGGCGGCGGCGGGGGCTTCCATCGGGCGCTTCCTGGGCAACCAGTTCTTCAGCCGCGTCGCCAGCCGCCTGACCGGCCAGCGCATCACCGACTCGACCTCGGGCATGAAGGCGGCGGGGCCGGCGGTCTTGCCCATCATCGCCGAGGGCGCCTTCCTCGACCTGCACGCCGAGGCGCTGGTCTACCTGGGCCTCAGGGGCTTCCGGATCGCCGAGCACCCGGCCGTTTTCGCGGAGCGGAGGGCGGGCGTCTCGATGTACGGGAAGCTCGCCCTCCTGCGCTATCCCCTCCTGACGGGGACCCTCATCCTCTGCTCCGTCCTGCGGGCCTGGATGGAAGAGGGCCGGGGGCGGGCGCGGTGA
- a CDS encoding DUF86 domain-containing protein, with product MRDDRLLDILDSIGQIEQQAAKGKEAFLRDEMIQVWMRHHLLIIGEAAAGLSRELRGRNPEVSWADIIAMRNIIVHEYFGVDLGQVWDAVIQDLPRLKRDVEGILEGMEP from the coding sequence ATGCGGGATGACCGCCTCCTCGACATCCTCGATTCCATCGGCCAGATCGAACAGCAGGCGGCCAAGGGCAAGGAAGCCTTCCTCCGGGACGAGATGATCCAAGTCTGGATGCGCCATCATCTTCTGATTATCGGCGAGGCTGCCGCAGGGTTGTCGCGCGAGTTGCGCGGACGAAATCCCGAGGTTTCATGGGCGGACATCATCGCCATGCGGAACATCATCGTGCACGAGTACTTCGGCGTGGACCTGGGCCAAGTGTGGGACGCCGTGATCCAGGACCTGCCCAGGCTCAAGCGGGACGTGGAGGGGATTTTGGAAGGGATGGAACCCTGA
- a CDS encoding succinate dehydrogenase/fumarate reductase iron-sulfur subunit, with the protein MNLTLRIWRQKSSREQGSLVTYEAADVSPDMSFLEMLDVVNERLIGKGEEPIAFDHDCREGICGMCSLYINGAAHGGHRATTTCQLHMRHFKDGETITIEPWRSRAFPVVKDLVVDRGAFDRIIHAGGFVSSNAGGAPDGNAIPVPRDDAEKAMDAAACIGCGACVASCPNGSAMLFVAAKVSHLAHLPQGHPERAQRVLGMVRQMDEEGFGNCTNHYECEAVCPKEISVSHIAKMNREFIRASLLEA; encoded by the coding sequence ATGAACCTGACCCTGCGCATCTGGCGCCAGAAGAGCTCCCGGGAGCAGGGGAGCTTGGTCACCTACGAGGCGGCGGACGTCAGCCCCGACATGTCCTTCCTCGAGATGCTCGACGTGGTGAACGAGCGCCTCATCGGGAAGGGCGAGGAGCCCATCGCCTTCGACCACGACTGCCGCGAGGGCATTTGCGGCATGTGCTCGCTCTACATCAACGGCGCGGCCCACGGCGGCCACCGCGCCACCACCACCTGCCAGCTCCACATGCGGCACTTCAAGGACGGAGAGACCATCACCATCGAGCCCTGGCGCTCGCGGGCCTTCCCCGTCGTCAAGGACCTCGTGGTGGACCGGGGGGCCTTCGACCGCATCATCCACGCGGGGGGCTTCGTCTCCTCGAACGCGGGCGGCGCCCCCGACGGGAACGCCATCCCCGTCCCCCGGGACGACGCCGAGAAGGCCATGGACGCCGCCGCCTGCATCGGCTGCGGGGCCTGCGTCGCCTCCTGCCCGAACGGCTCGGCCATGCTCTTCGTGGCCGCCAAGGTCTCCCACCTGGCCCACCTCCCCCAGGGGCACCCCGAGCGGGCCCAGCGCGTGCTCGGCATGGTGCGCCAGATGGACGAGGAGGGCTTCGGCAACTGCACCAACCACTACGAGTGCGAGGCCGTCTGCCCCAAGGAGATCAGCGTGAGCCACATCGCCAAGATGAACCGCGAGTTCATCCGGGCGTCGCTCCTGGAGGCGTAG
- a CDS encoding fumarate reductase/succinate dehydrogenase flavoprotein subunit, whose amino-acid sequence MKLESNIPSGPIETKWDNRRNGMRLVNPANKRRYRIIVVGSGLAGGSAAATLGELGYRVDCFCFQDSPRRAHSIAAQGGINAAKNYQNDGDSVYRLFYDTMKGGDFRSREANVYRLAQLSAGIIDQCVAMGVPFAREYGGQLANRSFGGAQVSRTFYARGQTGQQLLLGVYAELSRQIAVKTVTMHPRTEMQELVVVDGHAKGIVTRDLVTGAIETHAADAVILATGGYAPVFYLSTNAMGNNVTAIYRAHRKGALFANPCFTQIHPTCIPVSGDHQSKLTLMSESLRNDGRIWVPKKQGDKRDPRQIPEGDRDYYLERIYPAYGNLAARDVSSRAAKRMCDEGRGVGSGGLGVYLDFSDSIKRLGLNVIRERYGNLFDMYERITGENAYETPMRIYPAAHYVMGGLWVDYDLMSNIPGLFVLGEANFSDHGANRLGASALMQGLADGYFVIPYTVGNYLAGQKYGAVAASRPEFKQAEEEARERIRRLLSIGGKRSVASFHRELGKVVWDHCGMERRREGLAKALEIIPSIRDEFWENVRVPGGDRELNPELEKAGRVADFLELAELICHDALTREESCGCHLRAEYQTEEGEAKRNDKEFAFVSAWEYKGPGQKPVLHKEPLEFETVHLAERSYK is encoded by the coding sequence ATGAAGCTGGAATCCAATATCCCCTCCGGGCCCATCGAGACGAAGTGGGATAACCGCCGCAACGGGATGAGGCTGGTCAACCCCGCGAACAAGCGGCGCTACAGGATCATCGTGGTGGGCTCGGGCCTGGCGGGCGGCTCGGCCGCGGCGACCCTGGGCGAGCTGGGCTACCGGGTGGACTGCTTCTGCTTCCAGGACAGCCCCCGCCGCGCCCACAGCATCGCGGCCCAGGGCGGCATCAACGCCGCGAAGAACTACCAGAACGACGGCGACAGCGTGTACCGCCTCTTCTACGACACCATGAAGGGCGGCGACTTCCGCTCGCGCGAGGCCAACGTCTACCGCCTCGCGCAGCTGAGCGCCGGCATCATCGACCAGTGCGTGGCGATGGGCGTGCCCTTCGCCCGGGAGTACGGGGGCCAGCTCGCCAACCGCTCCTTCGGCGGCGCCCAGGTCTCGCGCACCTTCTACGCGCGGGGGCAGACGGGCCAGCAGCTCCTGCTCGGCGTGTACGCGGAGCTCTCCCGCCAGATCGCGGTCAAGACGGTCACGATGCACCCGCGCACCGAAATGCAGGAGCTCGTCGTCGTGGACGGCCACGCCAAGGGCATCGTGACGCGCGACCTGGTGACGGGGGCCATCGAGACCCACGCGGCGGACGCGGTCATCCTCGCCACGGGCGGCTACGCCCCCGTCTTCTACCTCTCGACGAACGCGATGGGGAACAACGTCACCGCCATCTACCGCGCCCACCGCAAGGGCGCGCTCTTCGCCAACCCCTGCTTCACCCAGATCCACCCCACCTGCATCCCGGTTTCGGGCGACCACCAGTCGAAGCTCACCCTCATGTCCGAGTCCCTCCGGAACGACGGGCGCATCTGGGTGCCCAAGAAGCAGGGCGACAAGCGCGACCCCCGGCAGATCCCCGAGGGGGACCGCGACTACTACCTCGAGCGCATCTACCCCGCCTACGGCAACCTGGCCGCCCGCGACGTCTCCTCCCGCGCCGCCAAGCGCATGTGCGACGAGGGGCGGGGGGTGGGCTCGGGGGGCCTGGGCGTCTACCTGGACTTCTCGGACTCCATCAAGCGCCTGGGGCTGAACGTCATCCGGGAGCGCTACGGGAACCTCTTCGACATGTACGAGCGCATCACGGGGGAGAACGCCTACGAGACCCCCATGCGCATCTACCCCGCCGCCCACTACGTCATGGGCGGGCTGTGGGTGGACTACGACCTGATGAGCAACATCCCGGGGCTCTTCGTGCTCGGGGAGGCCAATTTCTCCGACCACGGGGCCAACCGCCTGGGGGCGAGCGCGCTGATGCAGGGGCTGGCCGACGGCTACTTCGTCATCCCCTACACCGTCGGCAACTACCTCGCCGGGCAGAAGTACGGCGCCGTCGCCGCGAGCCGGCCCGAGTTCAAGCAGGCGGAGGAGGAGGCCAGGGAGCGCATCCGGCGGCTGCTCTCGATCGGCGGCAAGCGCTCGGTCGCCTCCTTCCACCGCGAGCTGGGCAAGGTGGTGTGGGATCACTGCGGCATGGAGCGCCGCCGCGAGGGCCTCGCGAAGGCCCTGGAGATCATCCCCTCCATCCGCGACGAGTTCTGGGAGAACGTCCGCGTCCCGGGCGGCGACCGGGAGCTCAACCCCGAGCTCGAGAAGGCCGGCCGCGTGGCGGACTTCCTCGAGCTGGCCGAGCTCATATGCCACGACGCCCTCACCCGCGAGGAGTCCTGCGGCTGCCACCTCCGGGCCGAGTACCAGACGGAGGAGGGCGAGGCCAAGCGCAACGACAAGGAGTTCGCCTTCGTGAGCGCCTGGGAGTACAAGGGGCCGGGCCAGAAGCCCGTCCTCCACAAGGAGCCCCTCGAATTCGAGACGGTTCATCTGGCCGAGAGGAGCTACAAGTGA
- a CDS encoding DUF547 domain-containing protein, protein MRLRSIFAWIPAASVALAANFPGVGPKAELWERWLAHDAASSIQVDHSAWGDFLSKYLVRGDDGVNRLRYAAVTPADRKALDDYLGRLSAMRVSRLRRAEQLPFWINFYNALTVRVVLDHYPVNSILRINVSPGLFAVGPWGKKLVLVEGEMLSLDDIEHRILRPIWRDPRIHYAVNCASVGCPNLAAAPYTAETADAMLTEGARAYVNHPRGARVADFGPVVSSIYRWYKEDFGGTDAGVLAHLRSHAGPELAGRLAKVSRVVDHEYDWSLNDASEPRD, encoded by the coding sequence ATGCGCCTCCGTTCGATTTTCGCATGGATACCGGCCGCGAGCGTGGCGCTCGCGGCCAATTTTCCCGGAGTCGGGCCCAAGGCGGAGCTCTGGGAGCGCTGGCTCGCCCATGACGCGGCTTCGTCCATCCAGGTGGATCATTCGGCCTGGGGAGATTTTCTCTCCAAATACCTGGTGCGGGGCGACGATGGGGTGAACCGCCTCCGTTACGCGGCGGTGACGCCCGCGGACCGGAAGGCGCTGGACGATTACCTCGGCCGGTTGAGCGCGATGCGGGTAAGCCGCCTCCGGCGGGCCGAGCAGCTCCCGTTTTGGATCAACTTCTACAACGCCCTGACCGTCCGGGTCGTCCTGGACCACTACCCGGTGAACTCCATCCTGCGCATCAACGTCTCGCCGGGGCTATTCGCCGTCGGCCCCTGGGGCAAGAAACTCGTCCTGGTGGAGGGCGAGATGTTGAGCCTGGACGACATCGAGCACCGCATCCTCAGGCCCATCTGGCGGGACCCGCGCATCCACTACGCGGTCAACTGCGCCTCCGTGGGCTGCCCCAACCTGGCGGCGGCGCCCTACACGGCGGAGACGGCGGACGCGATGCTCACCGAAGGCGCGCGCGCCTACGTGAACCATCCGCGGGGGGCGCGCGTCGCGGACTTCGGGCCCGTCGTCTCGAGCATCTACCGCTGGTACAAGGAGGACTTCGGCGGGACGGACGCCGGGGTCCTCGCCCATCTGCGCAGCCACGCTGGCCCCGAGCTGGCCGGACGCCTAGCAAAAGTCTCCCGCGTCGTGGACCACGAATACGACTGGTCTCTGAACGACGCGTCCGAGCCCCGCGACTAG
- a CDS encoding methyltransferase domain-containing protein, producing the protein MSDKPPASGKSSIPGKNGKSRKRALGPVANLEEHVPPEWWRGIFNSLYLKTDSDVVADPNITRQEAEYFARLLQLSPEDKVLDLCCGQGRHSLELARRGFRGVEGLDRSHFLIQKARSLAKKEGLPVKFREGDARKLPYSPDAFDAALILGNSFGYFETAHEDLKVLQGVCRALKPWGKLLIDVSDGEYLRERFQPRSWEWLDDKHFVCRERALSADGRRLISREVVTHVEKGVLVDQFYAERLYSRPELMELLRAAGFHEAAVHGEIATGSQRNQDLGMMERRIILTGVARKEWTPLRKRPKEAVRTVAVVMGDPGKQDIVKPDAVFDEDDLYTIDQLKAALRELKDYRFLYLSNHDSLIAELAKLKGKADFVLNLCDEGLANDPLKELHVPALLEALGIPFTGAGPQCLAYCYDKSLVRGIAKEMDIPVPEAFFIKPGESTFEMPFAFPAIVKPNFGDSSFGITQKSVVHDHEELLNVVTELHRRFGYEKPILVEEFLAGADLTVGIIGNPDASYTVFPVSEEDYSELPEELPRICGYEAKWDPESPYARLRSIPASLPDVTEKRMVDASLKLFERLGCRDYARFDWRLDAEGNPKLLEVNPNPGWCWDGHLAKMAKFTGVSYAGMLEAILRAAEQRLGLDSQSPDRPAERKEEAAGEPVLVNGN; encoded by the coding sequence ATGAGCGACAAACCACCGGCATCAGGAAAATCCAGCATTCCCGGCAAGAACGGCAAGTCCCGCAAGCGCGCGCTGGGCCCGGTCGCCAACCTGGAGGAGCATGTCCCCCCCGAGTGGTGGCGGGGGATCTTCAATTCCCTCTACCTCAAGACCGACTCCGACGTCGTGGCGGACCCGAACATCACCCGCCAGGAGGCCGAGTACTTCGCCCGGCTGCTCCAGCTCTCCCCCGAGGACAAGGTCCTGGACCTGTGCTGCGGCCAGGGGCGCCACTCCCTCGAGCTGGCCCGCCGGGGGTTCCGCGGGGTGGAGGGGCTCGACCGGTCCCACTTCCTGATCCAGAAGGCCCGGAGCCTGGCCAAGAAGGAGGGCCTCCCCGTCAAGTTTCGCGAGGGGGACGCCCGCAAGCTCCCCTATTCCCCGGACGCCTTCGATGCCGCCCTCATCCTGGGCAACAGCTTCGGCTACTTCGAGACCGCCCACGAGGACCTGAAGGTGCTCCAGGGGGTGTGCCGCGCCCTCAAGCCCTGGGGGAAGCTCCTCATCGACGTCTCGGACGGGGAATACCTCCGCGAGCGCTTCCAGCCCCGCTCCTGGGAGTGGCTGGACGACAAGCACTTCGTCTGCCGCGAGCGGGCCCTCTCGGCCGACGGCCGCCGGCTCATCTCCCGCGAGGTGGTGACCCACGTCGAGAAGGGGGTGCTGGTGGACCAGTTCTACGCCGAGCGCCTCTACAGCCGGCCGGAGCTGATGGAGCTGCTCAGGGCGGCCGGCTTCCACGAGGCCGCCGTCCACGGCGAGATCGCCACCGGCTCCCAGCGCAACCAGGACTTGGGGATGATGGAGCGCCGCATCATCCTGACGGGGGTGGCCCGCAAGGAGTGGACCCCCCTCCGCAAGCGGCCCAAGGAGGCCGTCCGCACCGTGGCGGTGGTGATGGGCGACCCGGGCAAGCAGGACATCGTCAAGCCCGACGCGGTCTTCGACGAGGACGACCTCTACACCATCGACCAGCTCAAGGCGGCCCTGCGGGAGCTCAAGGACTACCGCTTCCTCTACCTCTCGAACCACGACTCCCTCATCGCCGAGCTCGCGAAGCTGAAGGGCAAGGCGGACTTCGTGCTGAACCTCTGCGACGAGGGGCTGGCGAACGACCCGCTGAAGGAGCTCCACGTCCCGGCCCTGCTCGAGGCGCTGGGCATCCCCTTCACCGGGGCGGGGCCCCAGTGCCTCGCCTACTGCTACGACAAGTCGCTCGTGCGGGGCATCGCCAAGGAGATGGACATCCCCGTGCCCGAGGCCTTCTTCATCAAGCCGGGCGAGTCCACCTTCGAGATGCCCTTCGCCTTCCCGGCCATCGTGAAGCCCAACTTCGGGGACTCGAGCTTCGGCATCACCCAGAAGAGCGTGGTGCACGACCACGAGGAGCTCCTGAACGTGGTGACGGAGCTCCACCGGCGGTTCGGCTACGAGAAGCCCATCCTGGTGGAGGAGTTCCTGGCGGGGGCCGACCTGACCGTCGGCATCATCGGCAACCCGGACGCCTCCTACACCGTCTTCCCCGTCAGCGAGGAGGACTACTCCGAGCTCCCGGAGGAGCTGCCGCGCATCTGCGGCTACGAGGCCAAGTGGGACCCCGAGTCCCCCTACGCCCGCCTGCGCTCCATCCCGGCCAGCCTCCCCGACGTCACCGAGAAGCGCATGGTGGACGCCTCCCTCAAGCTCTTCGAGCGCCTGGGCTGCCGGGACTACGCCCGCTTCGACTGGCGCCTGGACGCCGAGGGGAACCCCAAGCTCCTCGAGGTGAACCCCAACCCCGGCTGGTGCTGGGACGGGCACCTGGCCAAGATGGCCAAGTTCACCGGCGTCTCCTACGCCGGGATGCTCGAGGCCATCCTCCGGGCGGCCGAGCAGCGCCTCGGCCTGGACTCCCAATCGCCGGACCGCCCGGCCGAGCGCAAGGAGGAGGCGGCCGGCGAGCCCGTCCTCGTGAACGGGAATTAG
- a CDS encoding nucleotidyltransferase family protein, with translation MKLDDLLREKREEVLRLIARYGASNVRVFGSVARGDFGPESDIDLLILPGPGMSLFKHAALERELADLLGCRVNLVSERGLRPRVRERVMQEAVTL, from the coding sequence ATGAAGCTGGACGATCTCTTGAGGGAAAAGCGCGAGGAGGTCCTCCGCCTCATCGCCCGCTACGGCGCGAGCAACGTCCGCGTCTTCGGCTCCGTGGCGCGGGGGGACTTTGGCCCCGAGAGCGACATCGACCTCCTCATCCTCCCCGGGCCGGGCATGAGCCTGTTCAAGCACGCCGCGCTCGAACGCGAGCTCGCCGACCTCCTCGGCTGCCGGGTCAACCTCGTGAGCGAGCGGGGCCTGAGGCCGCGCGTCCGGGAACGCGTCATGCAGGAAGCCGTCACCCTGTGA
- a CDS encoding class I SAM-dependent methyltransferase, with product MVHAFPVSALSRRCNLCGGGAFSPLHEKDGYFVLACEGCGLVFTHPVPGEESLRAIYGREYFEGGLYRSYESEAAARRADYRKWLAWISRTTGLAGGRWLDIGCATGSFLSAARDEGWDARGVDISAYCAGEARKRGLEARAGTARDLPSGWKDFDVISMWDTVEHLADPSGDMAAAAARLRPGGWLVASTGDVASIAARLLGRRWWLMLPPVHLYFFSRRTLEGVMRKAGLMPVALRRFGRRLSLGRAARMLTGGGATAIERGPSLYFNAFDIMTLLAQRPAEGAP from the coding sequence TTGGTTCACGCTTTTCCCGTCTCCGCCCTCTCCCGAAGGTGCAACCTGTGCGGCGGGGGCGCCTTCTCCCCGCTCCATGAGAAGGACGGCTACTTCGTCCTCGCGTGCGAAGGGTGCGGGCTGGTGTTCACCCATCCCGTCCCCGGCGAGGAGAGCCTGCGCGCCATCTACGGGCGGGAGTATTTCGAGGGGGGCCTCTACCGCAGCTACGAGAGCGAGGCGGCGGCGCGCCGGGCGGACTACCGGAAGTGGCTCGCCTGGATCAGCCGCACCACCGGGCTCGCGGGCGGGCGCTGGCTGGACATCGGCTGCGCGACCGGCTCCTTCCTCTCCGCGGCCCGGGACGAGGGCTGGGACGCCCGCGGCGTGGACATCTCCGCCTACTGCGCCGGGGAGGCCCGGAAGCGGGGCCTCGAGGCCCGGGCGGGGACGGCGCGGGACCTCCCGTCCGGCTGGAAGGACTTCGACGTCATCTCCATGTGGGACACGGTGGAGCACCTGGCGGATCCGAGCGGGGACATGGCCGCCGCCGCCGCGCGCCTGCGGCCCGGCGGGTGGCTCGTGGCCTCGACGGGGGACGTCGCCTCCATCGCCGCCCGGCTCCTCGGGCGGCGCTGGTGGCTGATGCTCCCGCCCGTGCATCTCTACTTCTTCAGCCGCCGGACGCTGGAGGGCGTGATGCGGAAGGCGGGCCTCATGCCCGTGGCCCTGCGCCGCTTCGGCCGGCGGCTGAGCCTGGGCCGCGCCGCCCGGATGCTGACGGGAGGGGGAGCCACCGCCATCGAGCGCGGGCCCTCCCTCTACTTCAACGCCTTCGACATCATGACCCTGCTCGCCCAGCGGCCCGCGGAGGGCGCCCCATGA
- a CDS encoding succinate dehydrogenase cytochrome b subunit, with protein sequence MSRFARLWQSSIGAKQVMAVTGLLLFVFVVAHLLGNLLVFAGREATNGYAHKLREMGALLWAARIGLLAVFLAHVGSGVRLWQLNRAARPDGYAEANHLAASYAGRTIVMSGLLILAYVVYHLMHFTLGVTNPEYLTFKDPLGHADVYRMVVAGFSRPVISGVYAVSMILLGLHLSHGLQSFFQTLGLNHPAYNPFFRKVGPVAAVVIAIGYISIPLAVLAGLVK encoded by the coding sequence ATGAGCCGGTTCGCGCGGTTATGGCAGTCCTCCATCGGGGCGAAGCAGGTGATGGCCGTGACGGGCCTCCTCCTGTTCGTCTTCGTGGTGGCTCACTTGCTGGGGAACCTCCTCGTGTTCGCCGGCCGGGAAGCCACCAACGGCTACGCCCACAAGCTCCGCGAAATGGGCGCCCTCCTGTGGGCGGCGCGCATCGGGCTGCTGGCCGTCTTCCTGGCCCACGTGGGCTCGGGCGTGCGGCTGTGGCAGCTCAACCGCGCGGCGCGCCCCGATGGCTACGCGGAGGCCAACCACCTCGCCGCCTCCTACGCCGGCCGCACCATCGTGATGAGCGGCCTCCTGATCCTCGCCTACGTCGTCTATCACCTCATGCACTTCACCTTGGGCGTGACGAACCCCGAGTACCTCACGTTCAAGGATCCCCTCGGCCACGCCGACGTCTACCGGATGGTCGTCGCCGGCTTCTCGCGCCCCGTCATCTCAGGCGTGTACGCCGTGTCGATGATCCTCCTGGGGCTCCACCTCAGCCACGGCCTCCAGAGCTTCTTTCAGACGCTGGGCCTCAATCACCCGGCCTACAATCCCTTCTTCCGGAAGGTGGGGCCGGTGGCGGCCGTGGTCATCGCGATAGGCTACATCTCCATCCCCCTGGCGGTCCTCGCCGGGCTCGTGAAGTAG
- a CDS encoding DUF2304 family protein — protein sequence MSGAFLFFANLVGLLLAAYALRLVIRVRLYVGYAVAWLILIAAGLLALDLPVFWPLLRRMAGTPDTQQAWMLMVLAGVVFILVYFSVQLTILSKRISDIARHLALRETPPPRPGDGAEERHE from the coding sequence GTGAGCGGCGCCTTCCTCTTCTTCGCCAACCTCGTGGGGCTGCTGCTGGCGGCCTACGCGCTCAGGCTCGTCATCCGGGTGCGGCTCTACGTGGGCTACGCCGTGGCCTGGCTCATCCTGATCGCGGCGGGGCTCCTGGCGCTCGATCTCCCGGTCTTCTGGCCCCTGCTGCGGCGCATGGCCGGGACGCCGGACACCCAGCAGGCCTGGATGCTCATGGTCCTGGCGGGGGTGGTGTTCATCCTGGTCTACTTCTCGGTGCAGCTCACCATCCTCTCCAAGCGCATCTCCGACATCGCCCGCCACCTCGCCCTGCGCGAGACGCCCCCGCCCCGTCCGGGGGACGGAGCGGAGGAGCGTCACGAATGA